One part of the Arabidopsis thaliana chromosome 1 sequence genome encodes these proteins:
- a CDS encoding PHD finger family protein, with translation MNVDQCQWRKKMMGRGVDGGCGAEEKPYRPFRRVALDKENGYEDMGSLEIDFLAQASKNLSERSPFDVPEDGSTSVLSVPTLPIALANLLKNHSDNKKRHKKSHSGADKKKKKSSRQGDKLRSGSIWLEHEDYFRRLDFPDLETLSDLASLRSLSSRNCFSIPSVEYDSIDIQQRETDASAKNEDVVCGDGVVLEQIKNLLTKDISEGTVRKEEDVVKPMGVDNVGNGISSGSDYSGSLEWVLGNRNRILLTSERPSKKRKLLGSDAGLGKLMVAAPCEGNALLCDFCCTGHHQLIVCTSCKATVHKKCYGLLEDSGKPWLCSWCELENGRADSERPCLLCPKKGGILKPVLSKTENGGPAEFAHLFCSLWMPEVYIEDLKKMEPILNFPGIKETRRKLLCNLCKVKSGACIRCCNGTCRTSFHPICAREAGNRLEVWGKHGCDTVELRAFCSKHSDIQESGKSVEGGESNAAESRSPICHLPSESVGEGHLSNDEMGVDVGTPGTGSDISRNSDLQELESPHSKFNLSATDNVESGMTGRSNEDERTLSKSLSFGLILKKLIDLGKVDVKDVAAEIGINPDALRAKLTDGDLLPDLLGKVVKWLSQHAHMGSSDKGKNLKRKTTTKSERRAAICTEGIVMLDSDILDPAVAKAFSIERTHEINICNNTTNNTRCTLTENCTGNGIVVVEAKANGSVLKKEGSVSLAPDHSPEEKNSIVLDQKVHHGKSSVIPSDDHGEQSNSSSSGVMMENAFSLRPNSSQNRGNLNCPNPIILDLFNQEAYPGFNPHRYIHKELSELGKEQTLKSSTDSDVARMTTNFDGSEEGNKHLQGAETFLQLSKARKLGILDLSPEDELEGELLYYQLQLLGTAVSRKQLSDNLVYEVAKKLPLEIDEQHGRRWDDVLVNKYFHDVREARKQGRKEQRNKQAQAVLAAATAAAATSSRNTSLRKDMSEEPAQQEMSTSRRKVVGSSHLVPQTKESLLKMAVSGPPSEKRSDHHTPDFLVENPRTCDICRRSETIWNLIVVCSSCKVAVHIDCYKCAKESTGPWYCELCAESSSEPSFNFGEKPNSSTECTLCGGTTGAFRKTTNGQWVHAFCAEWSLESTFRRGQINPVQGMESLAKKTDNCCVCQRIYGACTKCSYGNCQTTFHPSCARSAGFHMTGGGKHPHKAYCEKHSMEQKAKAESQKHGAEELKSLKHYRVELERLRLLCERIVKREKLKRELAISSHEILAAKRDHAARPLHVRNPFSPPEVSSDSATTSIKGHPDSNISGSEAIQRSDDITIDSTVTDKRRGKGPLLMDTDQKTDDSATSKSRFSRKLTERQILSGKTVPRKHCIVSPSVSEDGDNGSKPKKVRRLTLS, from the exons ATGAACGTTGACCAATGCCAGTGgcggaagaagatgatgggtAGGGGAGTGGACGGAGGTTGTGGTGCTGAAGAGAAGCCTTATCGACCATTTCGTAGGGTTGCGTTAGATAAGGAGAATGGGTATGAGGATATGGGTTCGTTGGAAATCGATTTCTTAGCTCAAGCTAGCAAAAATCTATCTGAGAGGTCTCCTTTTGATGTTCCTGAAGATGGTTCTACTTCTGTGTTAAGTGTGCCTACTCTACCTATTGCTTTAGCTAATTTGCTGAAGAACCATTCGGATAATAAGAAACGGCATAAGAAGTCTCATTCTGGTGcggataagaagaagaagaagtcttcTAGGCAAGGGGATAAGTTGAGAAGTGGGAGTATCTGGCTTGAACATGAGGACTACTTTAGGCGCTTAGATTTTCCTGATTTAGAAACTTTGTCTGATTTAGCATCTCTACGATCTTTATCTTCTAGAAATTGCTTTTCCATTCCATCGGTGGAATACGATTCTATTGATATTCAACAGAGGGAAACTGATGCGAGTGCAAAGAATGAGGATGTTGTTTGTGGAGATGGCGTTGTTCTGGAACAAATTAAGAACCTTCTCACTAAAGATATATCTGAAGGCACagtaagaaaagaagaggatgTTGTTAAGCCAATGGGTGTTGACAATGTAGGGAATGGAATCTCCTCTGGGTCAGACTATTCTGGTAGTTTAGAATGGGTTTTAGGTAATAGAAATAGGATTTTGTTGACATCAGAAAGGCCCTCCAAAAAGCGGAAGCTTCTTGGTAGTGATGCAGGTTTGGGGAAATTAATGGTTGCGGCTCCTTGTGAAGGGAATGCGTTGTTATGTGATTTTTGCTGCACTGGTCATCATCAGTTGATTGTTTGCACTTCCTGCAAAGCTACAGTTCACAAAAAATGCTATGGCCTGCTTGAAGATTCAGGTAAACCTTGGTTGTGCTCTTGGTGTGAGCTGGAGAATGGTCGTGCTGATTCTGAAAGACCATGCTTGCTTTGTCCAAAAAAGGGTGGCATCCTTAAACCTGTTCTCTCAAAAACTGAGAATGGTGGGCCGGCGGAGTTTGCTCATCTGTTTTGTTCTCTGTGGATGCCTGAGGTGTATATAGAAGACTTGAAAAAAATGGAGCCCATCTTGAATTTTCCTGGGATAAAAGAAACTCGGAGGAAGTTATTGTGTAACTTGTGCAAGGTGAAATCTGGTGCTTGCATTCGCTGTTGTAATG GAACATGCCGAACATCTTTCCATCCTATATGTGCAAGGGAGGCAGGGAATAGGCTAGAGGTCTGGGGAAAACATGGGTGTGATACT GTTGAACTGCGAGCTTTCTGCTCGAAGCATTCAGATATTCAAGAAAGTGGAAAGTCAGTAGAGGGAGGAGAAAGTAATGCAGCTGAAAGTCGTTCTCCTATATGTCATCTTCCATCAGAATCTGTTGGAGAAGGTCACCTAAGTAATGATGAGATGGGAGTTGATGTAGGAACACCGGGTACAGGTTCTGATATTTCGAGAAACAGTGACTTACAAGAGCTAGAATCACcacattcaaaatttaacttgTCTGCAACAGACAATGTAGAATCAGGGATGACTGGGAGAAGCAACGAAGATGAAAGAACTCTGTCCAAGTCTCTTAGTTTTGGATTGATTCTGAAAAAG TTGATCGACCTGGGTAAAGTGGATGTGAAGGATGTGGCTGCAGAGATTGGGATTAATCCTGATGCTTTGAGGGCTAAACTTACG GACGGAGACTTGTTACCTGATTTACTAGGCAAAGTAGTTAAATGGCTTAGCCAGCATGCACACATGGGTTCTTCGGATAAAGgcaaaaatttaaaacgtaAGACCACTACTAAATCTGAGCGTCGGGCAGCTATCTGTACTGAAGGCATAGTGATGCTAGATTCTGACATCTTAGATCCTGCTGTAGCAAAGGCATTTTCTATAGAGCGAACACATGAAATCAACATTTGTAATAATACGACGAATAATACAAGATGTACGTTAACTGAAAATTGTACTGGTAATGGTATTGTGGTTGTGGAAGCTAAAGCTAATGGATCagttttgaagaaagaaggaagTGTTAGTTTGGCACCTGATCATTCTCCAGAAGAAAAG AATTCAATAGTGCTTGATCAGAAAGTTCATCATGGGAAAAGTTCAGTTATTCCTTCTG ATGATCATGGAGAACAATCAAACTCCAGTTCTTCTGGAGTCATGATGGAGAATGCCTTTTCCTTGAGGCCAAATAGTTCTCAGAATCGTGGAAATTTGAACTGTCCAAACCCCATTATCTTGGATCTCTT CAATCAGGAAGCATATCCTGGTTTCAATCCTCATCGTTATATCCACAAAGAATTGTCAGAACTTGGCAAGGAACAAACCCTGAAAAGCAGCACGGATTCTGATGTGGCTAGGATGACAACCAATTTTGATG GCTctgaagaaggaaacaaacatCTGCAGGGTGCAGAGACATTTCTTCAGTTATCTAAAGCTAGGAAATTGGGCATACTGGATCTGTCTCCTGAAGATGAATTGGAAGGAGAACTTCTATATTATCAGCTTCAGTTACTTGGCACTGCAGTTTCAAGAAAGCAACTATCTG ACAATTTAGTCTATGAAGTTGCTAAAAAGCTGCCTCTGGAAATTGATGAACAACATGGACGAAGATGGGATGATGTTCTGGTCAACAAATATTTCCATGATGTCAGGGAAGCAAGAAAGCAAGGTAGGAAAgagcaaagaaacaaacaagccCAGGCTGTTCTAGCTGCTGCTACTGCTGCAGCGGCGACATCTTCTAGGAATACATCGCTTAGGAAAGATATGTCAGAAGAACCTGCACAACAAGAG ATGAGCACTTCTAGACGTAAAGTTGTTGGCAGCTCTCACCTAGTTCCACAGACAAAGGAATCACTTTTAAAGATGGCTGTTTCTGGGCCACCATCCGAGAAGCGGTCTGATCATCACACACCAGACTTTTTAGTAGAAAATCCACGAACTTGTGACATCTGCAGGCGCTCCGAAACTATATGGAACCTGATTGTAGTGTGCTCTAGTTGCAAG GTTGCTGTTCACATTGATTGCTACAAATGTGCTAAAGAATCTACTGGTCCCTGGTACTGTGAGCTATGTGCGGAGTCATCTTCAGAACCTTCTTTCAATTTTGGGGAAAAACCGAATTCTTCTACAGAATGTACTCTGTGTGGTGGCACAACTGGGGCTTTTAGGAAAACCACAAATGGGCAATGGGTACATGCGTTTTGTGCTGAG TGGTCCTTGGAGTCAACGTTCAGAAGGGGACAAATAAATCCTGTGCAGGGAATG GAGTCTCTGGCCAAGAAAACGGATAATTGTTGTGTATGCCAACGGATATATGGTGCATGCACTAAG TGCAGTTATGGTAACTGCCAGACGACATTCCACCCCTCCTGTGCCAGAAGCGCGGGTTTTCATATGACTGGTGGTGGTAAACATCCGCATAAGGCGTACTGTGAGAAGCACAGCATGGAGCAGAAGGCAAAG GCCGAATCTCAGAAACATGGTGCAGAGGAGCTGAAAAGTCTCAAACATTATAGG GTTGAACTTGAGAGGTTACGCCTTCTGTGCGAGCGGATAGTCAAGAGGGAGAAATTAAAG CGAGAGTTGGCTATTTCCTCACATGAAATACTTGCTGCCAAAAGGGATCATGCTGCACGGCCATTACATGTCCGTAATCCATTTTCTCCTCCAGAAGTTTCGTCGGACTCAGCTACAACATCAATAAAAGGCCATCCTGATAGTAATATATCTGGCAGTGAAGCAATACAGAGGTCAGATGATATCACTATTGACAGCACAGTCACTGATAAGCGCAGAGGCAAAGGTCCCTTATTAATGGACACGGATCAGAAAACTGATGACAGTGCTACTTCCAAGAGTCGGTTTTCCCGTAAACTAACAGAAAGACAGATCTTATCTGGGAAAACTGTTCCCCGCAAACATTGTATAGTGTCACCTAGTGTTTCAGAGGATGGAGATAACGGGTCAAAGCCCAAGAAGGTGAGAAGATTAACTTTGTCGTAA
- a CDS encoding PHD finger family protein, with translation MNVDQCQWRKKMMGRGVDGGCGAEEKPYRPFRRVALDKENGYEDMGSLEIDFLAQASKNLSERSPFDVPEDGSTSVLSVPTLPIALANLLKNHSDNKKRHKKSHSGADKKKKKSSRQGDKLRSGSIWLEHEDYFRRLDFPDLETLSDLASLRSLSSRNCFSIPSVEYDSIDIQQRETDASAKNEDVVCGDGVVLEQIKNLLTKDISEGTVRKEEDVVKPMGVDNVGNGISSGSDYSGSLEWVLGNRNRILLTSERPSKKRKLLGSDAGLGKLMVAAPCEGNALLCDFCCTGHHQLIVCTSCKATVHKKCYGLLEDSGKPWLCSWCELENGRADSERPCLLCPKKGGILKPVLSKTENGGPAEFAHLFCSLWMPEVYIEDLKKMEPILNFPGIKETRRKLLCNLCKVKSGACIRCCNGTCRTSFHPICAREAGNRLEVWGKHGCDTVELRAFCSKHSDIQESGKSVEGGESNAAESRSPICHLPSESVGEGHLSNDEMGVDVGTPGTGSDISRNSDLQELESPHSKFNLSATDNVESGMTGRSNEDERTLSKSLSFGLILKKLIDLGKVDVKDVAAEIGINPDALRAKLTDGDLLPDLLGKVVKWLSQHAHMGSSDKGKNLKPKANGSVLKKEGSVSLAPDHSPEEKNSIVLDQKVHHGKSSVIPSDDHGEQSNSSSSGVMMENAFSLRPNSSQNRGNLNCPNPIILDLFNQEAYPGFNPHRYIHKELSELGKEQTLKSSTDSDVARMTTNFDGSEEGNKHLQGAETFLQLSKARKLGILDLSPEDELEGELLYYQLQLLGTAVSRKQLSDNLVYEVAKKLPLEIDEQHGRRWDDVLVNKYFHDVREARKQGRKEQRNKQAQAVLAAATAAAATSSRNTSLRKDMSEEPAQQEMSTSRRKVVGSSHLVPQTKESLLKMAVSGPPSEKRSDHHTPDFLVENPRTCDICRRSETIWNLIVVCSSCKVAVHIDCYKCAKESTGPWYCELCAESSSEPSFNFGEKPNSSTECTLCGGTTGAFRKTTNGQWVHAFCAEWSLESTFRRGQINPVQGMESLAKKTDNCCVCQRIYGACTKCSYGNCQTTFHPSCARSAGFHMTGGGKHPHKAYCEKHSMEQKAKAESQKHGAEELKSLKHYRVELERLRLLCERIVKREKLKRELAISSHEILAAKRDHAARPLHVRNPFSPPEVSSDSATTSIKGHPDSNISGSEAIQRSDDITIDSTVTDKRRGKGPLLMDTDQKTDDSATSKSRFSRKLTERQILSGKTVPRKHCIVSPSVSEDGDNGSKPKKVRRLTLS, from the exons ATGAACGTTGACCAATGCCAGTGgcggaagaagatgatgggtAGGGGAGTGGACGGAGGTTGTGGTGCTGAAGAGAAGCCTTATCGACCATTTCGTAGGGTTGCGTTAGATAAGGAGAATGGGTATGAGGATATGGGTTCGTTGGAAATCGATTTCTTAGCTCAAGCTAGCAAAAATCTATCTGAGAGGTCTCCTTTTGATGTTCCTGAAGATGGTTCTACTTCTGTGTTAAGTGTGCCTACTCTACCTATTGCTTTAGCTAATTTGCTGAAGAACCATTCGGATAATAAGAAACGGCATAAGAAGTCTCATTCTGGTGcggataagaagaagaagaagtcttcTAGGCAAGGGGATAAGTTGAGAAGTGGGAGTATCTGGCTTGAACATGAGGACTACTTTAGGCGCTTAGATTTTCCTGATTTAGAAACTTTGTCTGATTTAGCATCTCTACGATCTTTATCTTCTAGAAATTGCTTTTCCATTCCATCGGTGGAATACGATTCTATTGATATTCAACAGAGGGAAACTGATGCGAGTGCAAAGAATGAGGATGTTGTTTGTGGAGATGGCGTTGTTCTGGAACAAATTAAGAACCTTCTCACTAAAGATATATCTGAAGGCACagtaagaaaagaagaggatgTTGTTAAGCCAATGGGTGTTGACAATGTAGGGAATGGAATCTCCTCTGGGTCAGACTATTCTGGTAGTTTAGAATGGGTTTTAGGTAATAGAAATAGGATTTTGTTGACATCAGAAAGGCCCTCCAAAAAGCGGAAGCTTCTTGGTAGTGATGCAGGTTTGGGGAAATTAATGGTTGCGGCTCCTTGTGAAGGGAATGCGTTGTTATGTGATTTTTGCTGCACTGGTCATCATCAGTTGATTGTTTGCACTTCCTGCAAAGCTACAGTTCACAAAAAATGCTATGGCCTGCTTGAAGATTCAGGTAAACCTTGGTTGTGCTCTTGGTGTGAGCTGGAGAATGGTCGTGCTGATTCTGAAAGACCATGCTTGCTTTGTCCAAAAAAGGGTGGCATCCTTAAACCTGTTCTCTCAAAAACTGAGAATGGTGGGCCGGCGGAGTTTGCTCATCTGTTTTGTTCTCTGTGGATGCCTGAGGTGTATATAGAAGACTTGAAAAAAATGGAGCCCATCTTGAATTTTCCTGGGATAAAAGAAACTCGGAGGAAGTTATTGTGTAACTTGTGCAAGGTGAAATCTGGTGCTTGCATTCGCTGTTGTAATG GAACATGCCGAACATCTTTCCATCCTATATGTGCAAGGGAGGCAGGGAATAGGCTAGAGGTCTGGGGAAAACATGGGTGTGATACT GTTGAACTGCGAGCTTTCTGCTCGAAGCATTCAGATATTCAAGAAAGTGGAAAGTCAGTAGAGGGAGGAGAAAGTAATGCAGCTGAAAGTCGTTCTCCTATATGTCATCTTCCATCAGAATCTGTTGGAGAAGGTCACCTAAGTAATGATGAGATGGGAGTTGATGTAGGAACACCGGGTACAGGTTCTGATATTTCGAGAAACAGTGACTTACAAGAGCTAGAATCACcacattcaaaatttaacttgTCTGCAACAGACAATGTAGAATCAGGGATGACTGGGAGAAGCAACGAAGATGAAAGAACTCTGTCCAAGTCTCTTAGTTTTGGATTGATTCTGAAAAAG TTGATCGACCTGGGTAAAGTGGATGTGAAGGATGTGGCTGCAGAGATTGGGATTAATCCTGATGCTTTGAGGGCTAAACTTACG GACGGAGACTTGTTACCTGATTTACTAGGCAAAGTAGTTAAATGGCTTAGCCAGCATGCACACATGGGTTCTTCGGATAAAGgcaaaaatttaaaac CTAAAGCTAATGGATCagttttgaagaaagaaggaagTGTTAGTTTGGCACCTGATCATTCTCCAGAAGAAAAG AATTCAATAGTGCTTGATCAGAAAGTTCATCATGGGAAAAGTTCAGTTATTCCTTCTG ATGATCATGGAGAACAATCAAACTCCAGTTCTTCTGGAGTCATGATGGAGAATGCCTTTTCCTTGAGGCCAAATAGTTCTCAGAATCGTGGAAATTTGAACTGTCCAAACCCCATTATCTTGGATCTCTT CAATCAGGAAGCATATCCTGGTTTCAATCCTCATCGTTATATCCACAAAGAATTGTCAGAACTTGGCAAGGAACAAACCCTGAAAAGCAGCACGGATTCTGATGTGGCTAGGATGACAACCAATTTTGATG GCTctgaagaaggaaacaaacatCTGCAGGGTGCAGAGACATTTCTTCAGTTATCTAAAGCTAGGAAATTGGGCATACTGGATCTGTCTCCTGAAGATGAATTGGAAGGAGAACTTCTATATTATCAGCTTCAGTTACTTGGCACTGCAGTTTCAAGAAAGCAACTATCTG ACAATTTAGTCTATGAAGTTGCTAAAAAGCTGCCTCTGGAAATTGATGAACAACATGGACGAAGATGGGATGATGTTCTGGTCAACAAATATTTCCATGATGTCAGGGAAGCAAGAAAGCAAGGTAGGAAAgagcaaagaaacaaacaagccCAGGCTGTTCTAGCTGCTGCTACTGCTGCAGCGGCGACATCTTCTAGGAATACATCGCTTAGGAAAGATATGTCAGAAGAACCTGCACAACAAGAG ATGAGCACTTCTAGACGTAAAGTTGTTGGCAGCTCTCACCTAGTTCCACAGACAAAGGAATCACTTTTAAAGATGGCTGTTTCTGGGCCACCATCCGAGAAGCGGTCTGATCATCACACACCAGACTTTTTAGTAGAAAATCCACGAACTTGTGACATCTGCAGGCGCTCCGAAACTATATGGAACCTGATTGTAGTGTGCTCTAGTTGCAAG GTTGCTGTTCACATTGATTGCTACAAATGTGCTAAAGAATCTACTGGTCCCTGGTACTGTGAGCTATGTGCGGAGTCATCTTCAGAACCTTCTTTCAATTTTGGGGAAAAACCGAATTCTTCTACAGAATGTACTCTGTGTGGTGGCACAACTGGGGCTTTTAGGAAAACCACAAATGGGCAATGGGTACATGCGTTTTGTGCTGAG TGGTCCTTGGAGTCAACGTTCAGAAGGGGACAAATAAATCCTGTGCAGGGAATG GAGTCTCTGGCCAAGAAAACGGATAATTGTTGTGTATGCCAACGGATATATGGTGCATGCACTAAG TGCAGTTATGGTAACTGCCAGACGACATTCCACCCCTCCTGTGCCAGAAGCGCGGGTTTTCATATGACTGGTGGTGGTAAACATCCGCATAAGGCGTACTGTGAGAAGCACAGCATGGAGCAGAAGGCAAAG GCCGAATCTCAGAAACATGGTGCAGAGGAGCTGAAAAGTCTCAAACATTATAGG GTTGAACTTGAGAGGTTACGCCTTCTGTGCGAGCGGATAGTCAAGAGGGAGAAATTAAAG CGAGAGTTGGCTATTTCCTCACATGAAATACTTGCTGCCAAAAGGGATCATGCTGCACGGCCATTACATGTCCGTAATCCATTTTCTCCTCCAGAAGTTTCGTCGGACTCAGCTACAACATCAATAAAAGGCCATCCTGATAGTAATATATCTGGCAGTGAAGCAATACAGAGGTCAGATGATATCACTATTGACAGCACAGTCACTGATAAGCGCAGAGGCAAAGGTCCCTTATTAATGGACACGGATCAGAAAACTGATGACAGTGCTACTTCCAAGAGTCGGTTTTCCCGTAAACTAACAGAAAGACAGATCTTATCTGGGAAAACTGTTCCCCGCAAACATTGTATAGTGTCACCTAGTGTTTCAGAGGATGGAGATAACGGGTCAAAGCCCAAGAAGGTGAGAAGATTAACTTTGTCGTAA